In Alicyclobacillus macrosporangiidus CPP55, a single window of DNA contains:
- a CDS encoding DeoR/GlpR family DNA-binding transcription regulator yields MLGEVRQRQLLDLLIRHKSVRVRDLTAAFGVSEETIRRDLKKLEAEGLVRRTHGGAILVEDVHVVPPPQVRARQNLEAKRRIAERAASLVPERATVMLDNGSTTLEIARRLADRPVTVVTNDLAIAMELSGSWQAQVIVLGGMQQKGTLTLVGPECEETIRRYHVDVVFLGAGGISVRQGLTTASSAEGPVKRAMMAAGERVYCVADRSKIGRAALVSYARLDEVDAILTDAPPNAPGGPGGSDSAPDGEVVKVSGDPDLETLARNGARFLFA; encoded by the coding sequence ATGCTGGGGGAGGTCCGCCAGAGGCAACTGCTCGACCTGTTGATTCGGCACAAGTCCGTCCGCGTGCGGGACCTGACGGCCGCGTTCGGTGTGTCGGAGGAGACCATCCGGCGCGACTTGAAGAAGCTGGAGGCGGAAGGCCTCGTTCGGCGCACCCACGGCGGCGCCATTCTGGTCGAGGACGTGCACGTCGTGCCGCCTCCGCAGGTGCGCGCCCGCCAGAACCTCGAGGCGAAGCGGCGGATCGCGGAGCGGGCGGCGTCTCTAGTTCCGGAGCGAGCCACCGTCATGCTGGACAACGGATCGACGACGCTCGAGATCGCCCGCCGGCTCGCCGACCGGCCGGTGACGGTTGTGACGAACGATCTCGCCATCGCGATGGAGCTTTCCGGCTCCTGGCAGGCGCAGGTCATCGTCCTCGGCGGCATGCAGCAGAAGGGCACCCTGACGCTGGTGGGCCCCGAGTGTGAGGAGACCATCCGCCGCTACCACGTGGACGTGGTGTTTCTCGGCGCGGGCGGCATCAGTGTCCGGCAGGGCCTGACCACCGCTTCGAGCGCGGAGGGCCCGGTCAAACGGGCGATGATGGCCGCCGGGGAGCGGGTGTACTGCGTGGCCGACCGCAGCAAGATCGGGCGCGCCGCGTTGGTTTCGTACGCGCGGCTGGACGAGGTGGACGCCATCCTCACCGACGCCCCGCCGAACGCCCCGGGAGGTCCCGGTGGCTCAGACAGCGCGCCGGACGGCGAGGTGGTGAAGGTTTCCGGCGATCCGGATCTGGAGACACTGGCCCGGAACGGGGCCAGGTTTTTGTTCGCCTGA
- a CDS encoding xylulokinase → MTAREAILALDLGTTVCKAVLFSQAGEVLASAERRLEMRRTGDGGAEQHPETWWSAATAAVGAAVASVPQVSLAAVTLCTQRETLVPIDERMRPLHDAMLWLDARGADLAVRWRERYGPALQDWTGLVPGAPYSAGKIHWWKQHRPDVASRTRWYLQPKDYLVYRLTGRVATDVTLAARTLLYNPRLRAWQPELLADLGIEEHQLPPVLTPDEWVGEVTREAAEAWGIPSGTPVLLGGGDRPCEVLGCALAPGEVMESSGTTSNMAAVTGDPRPGHPAVSATPHVVRGQWVWELGLAGTGAGLEWLGAWVVQAPHGWADLDRRLSASRPGAGGLLALPFFLGARAPRWSPEARGALVGLRGTQAGPDVVRAVAEGLAYELNAALGALREAGIRVEAVRVTGGLARSGAWNRIKASVYRCPVRQGEVAYGAAFGAFLLAAHRLGWPVDDKTTRRWNPVVREYLPDPAWVRVYQTGYQLYEEVYRRLSPVFSALDGYRRLSEEAAPQNPTDALIPDDGLC, encoded by the coding sequence ATGACGGCGCGCGAAGCGATCCTGGCGCTGGATTTGGGGACCACGGTGTGCAAGGCCGTCCTCTTCAGTCAGGCGGGGGAGGTGCTGGCGTCGGCGGAACGGAGGCTCGAGATGCGACGGACCGGGGACGGCGGCGCGGAACAGCACCCGGAGACCTGGTGGTCAGCCGCCACCGCGGCCGTCGGAGCCGCGGTGGCCAGTGTCCCGCAGGTCTCGCTGGCGGCGGTGACCTTGTGCACGCAGCGGGAGACCCTGGTGCCCATCGATGAACGGATGCGCCCGCTCCACGACGCGATGCTCTGGCTGGACGCCCGGGGGGCGGACCTCGCCGTCCGCTGGCGTGAGCGATACGGTCCTGCTCTTCAGGACTGGACAGGCCTGGTGCCGGGAGCTCCGTACAGCGCTGGCAAGATCCACTGGTGGAAGCAGCATCGGCCGGATGTGGCTTCGCGGACGCGCTGGTACCTTCAACCGAAGGATTACCTGGTCTACCGCTTGACCGGCCGTGTGGCGACCGATGTCACCCTGGCCGCGCGGACGCTCCTGTACAATCCCCGTCTTCGCGCCTGGCAGCCTGAGCTGTTGGCCGATCTCGGCATCGAGGAACACCAGCTCCCGCCGGTTTTGACACCGGACGAATGGGTCGGGGAGGTCACCAGGGAAGCGGCGGAGGCGTGGGGGATTCCGTCCGGCACCCCCGTTCTCCTCGGCGGTGGGGACCGCCCGTGTGAGGTCTTGGGATGCGCTTTGGCGCCCGGCGAGGTGATGGAGTCGAGCGGCACCACCAGCAACATGGCCGCGGTCACCGGAGATCCCCGTCCGGGTCATCCCGCCGTATCTGCCACGCCGCACGTTGTGCGGGGGCAATGGGTGTGGGAGCTGGGGCTGGCGGGGACGGGCGCCGGGCTGGAGTGGCTCGGTGCCTGGGTGGTGCAGGCGCCGCACGGCTGGGCGGACCTCGACCGCCGGTTGTCCGCATCGCGGCCGGGCGCGGGAGGACTGCTCGCGCTGCCGTTTTTCCTCGGTGCCCGGGCGCCGCGCTGGAGCCCCGAGGCAAGGGGCGCCCTGGTCGGTCTGCGCGGGACACAAGCCGGTCCGGACGTCGTCCGGGCCGTGGCCGAAGGGCTGGCGTACGAACTCAACGCTGCGCTGGGCGCGCTGCGGGAGGCGGGCATCCGCGTGGAGGCGGTCCGGGTGACCGGCGGTCTCGCGCGCAGCGGCGCTTGGAACCGGATTAAGGCGAGCGTGTACCGATGCCCCGTGCGCCAAGGCGAGGTGGCGTATGGGGCGGCTTTCGGCGCATTCCTCCTGGCGGCGCACCGGCTTGGTTGGCCGGTGGACGACAAGACGACCCGGCGCTGGAACCCGGTGGTCCGCGAGTACCTCCCGGATCCGGCGTGGGTCCGCGTGTACCAGACCGGGTATCAGTTGTACGAAGAGGTGTACCGCCGGCTCTCGCCTGTCTTTTCAGCGCTGGACGGGTACCGGCGACTGTCGGAGGAGGCCGCACCACAGAACCCCACGGATGCCCTCATTCCGGATGACGGATTGTGTTGA
- a CDS encoding ABC transporter ATP-binding protein encodes MTVWRRLGAYAWSHRRVLVAALAMLALAVVSELTGPFIAKRMIDVHISGVEQPWYEVSGPAPQAVMYRDHWYARADEWPAGAPHGGEVRILQVGRAFYFVPQAISSDGERSVADGRIRVQRQGQVEEAPAVRLSAADVFAFYRPEVPALWRLALVYLGLLAVSAVFTYGHQLLLQVMAGRVLQQLRRDVFAHIHRLPMRFFDTTPAGRVVSRVTNDTETIRDLFVTVLANVGSSAVYLAGIYTALFLLDVRMALICLLLLPLLAGWMVLYRRMAGAINHRIRALVGEVNAMINETIQGISVIRAFHRERRTLAEFDAINGELFRQQTRLLRINSATGWNLAGTLRNLFFAALIAYFGWRTVHRASLISFGALYAFIDYLTRLFQPVTQVVNQLANLEQARVSAERVFALLDEPEEDGVSGELPRVRGHVVFEDVYFSYDGRRDVLKGISFEARPGQTVALVGHTGSGKSSVMNLLFRFYEPRAGRIRIDGRDLCTMPRQALRRQMAIVLQDPFLFTGTIASNVSLGNPHISRAQVDDALRAVGADRLLGHLSKGWDEPVHERGSTLSLGQRQLISFARALACQPAILVLDEATANIDSESEAVIQEALEVLKRGRTTFVIAHRLSTIRNADLILVLHQGRIVERGTHDELMALRGRYFRMVQTQTMGAPVAD; translated from the coding sequence ATGACGGTGTGGAGAAGGCTGGGCGCCTACGCGTGGTCGCACCGACGCGTCCTGGTGGCGGCTTTGGCGATGCTGGCTTTGGCGGTGGTCAGCGAGTTGACCGGGCCATTCATCGCGAAGCGGATGATCGACGTGCACATCTCCGGGGTCGAACAGCCCTGGTACGAGGTCTCCGGACCCGCGCCGCAGGCGGTCATGTACCGGGACCACTGGTACGCGCGCGCGGATGAGTGGCCGGCGGGTGCGCCGCATGGCGGAGAGGTCCGCATTCTCCAGGTGGGGCGGGCGTTTTACTTCGTGCCGCAGGCCATCTCGTCGGATGGAGAGCGGTCGGTGGCGGACGGCCGGATCCGGGTGCAGCGACAGGGACAAGTGGAAGAGGCGCCTGCGGTGCGGCTGTCGGCGGCGGACGTGTTCGCCTTCTATCGCCCGGAGGTGCCCGCCCTGTGGCGGTTGGCGCTGGTGTACCTGGGGCTCCTGGCGGTGTCAGCCGTGTTCACCTACGGCCATCAGCTGCTCCTGCAGGTGATGGCCGGCCGCGTGCTGCAACAGCTGCGCAGGGATGTGTTCGCCCATATTCACCGGCTGCCGATGCGGTTTTTTGACACGACACCGGCGGGGCGGGTGGTCTCTCGCGTCACCAATGACACGGAGACCATCCGTGACCTGTTCGTCACCGTGCTGGCCAACGTGGGATCGAGCGCCGTGTACCTCGCGGGGATCTACACGGCCCTGTTCCTCCTGGACGTTCGCATGGCGCTCATCTGCCTGCTCCTCTTGCCCCTGTTGGCGGGGTGGATGGTACTCTACCGCCGGATGGCCGGGGCCATCAACCACCGCATCCGGGCGTTGGTGGGGGAGGTGAACGCCATGATCAACGAGACCATCCAGGGGATCTCTGTGATTCGCGCGTTTCACCGAGAGCGGCGGACGTTGGCCGAGTTCGACGCGATCAACGGCGAATTGTTCCGCCAGCAGACGCGACTGTTGAGGATCAACTCGGCGACGGGGTGGAACCTGGCGGGGACGCTGCGCAACCTGTTTTTCGCCGCGTTGATCGCTTATTTTGGCTGGCGGACGGTCCATCGCGCGAGCCTCATCTCGTTCGGAGCGCTGTACGCCTTCATCGACTACCTGACACGGCTGTTTCAGCCCGTCACCCAGGTGGTCAACCAGTTGGCCAACCTCGAGCAGGCTCGGGTGTCTGCAGAGCGGGTGTTCGCCCTGCTCGACGAGCCCGAGGAAGACGGCGTGTCCGGCGAGCTGCCGAGGGTCCGAGGGCACGTGGTGTTCGAGGACGTGTATTTCTCCTACGACGGGCGGCGGGACGTCCTGAAGGGCATCTCCTTTGAGGCCCGTCCGGGGCAGACGGTCGCCTTGGTGGGCCACACCGGATCGGGCAAGAGCTCCGTGATGAATCTGCTGTTCCGGTTTTACGAACCGCGCGCCGGCCGCATTCGCATCGACGGCCGGGACCTCTGCACCATGCCCCGGCAGGCGCTGCGGCGACAGATGGCCATCGTACTGCAGGACCCGTTTCTGTTCACCGGCACCATCGCCTCCAACGTGAGCCTGGGCAATCCGCACATCTCCCGTGCGCAGGTGGACGATGCGCTGCGGGCGGTGGGTGCGGATCGTCTGCTGGGACATCTGTCCAAAGGATGGGACGAACCGGTGCACGAGCGGGGCAGCACATTGTCATTGGGGCAGCGCCAGCTGATCTCGTTCGCGCGGGCGCTGGCCTGCCAGCCGGCGATCCTCGTCTTGGACGAGGCGACGGCGAACATCGACAGCGAGAGTGAGGCGGTCATCCAGGAAGCGCTGGAGGTCCTCAAGCGCGGCCGGACCACCTTCGTGATCGCCCACCGGCTGTCGACTATCCGCAATGCGGATCTCATCCTGGTCCTCCACCAGGGGAGGATCGTCGAGCGGGGCACGCACGACGAATTGATGGCGCTGCGCGGGCGCTACTTCCGGATGGTGCAGACTCAGACAATGGGCGCGCCCGTGGCCGATTGA
- a CDS encoding ABC transporter ATP-binding protein: protein MFSVLAKLGWFFRANWGRYTIAIGFLFILNFVEIAPPKLIGDAIDAMSQGTLTPGRLAGILGLYALVILVSYTMSYTWSYQLYGGSRMLERTLRHRLMRHFLDMSPPFFERNRTGDLMARATNDVLAVSQTVGFGMLTLIDSTTFSATILVTMAVWTNWKLTLLSLLPLPVIAALVTQYGKVVHRRFTEAQDAFGDMNDQVLETVSGMRVLRAFAQEQAEQERFERVNEAAYRKNVAVARVEALFDPTIKLLVGASYLIGLGYGGYLVFRSELTLGQLTAFNVYLGMLIWPMLAIGELINIMQRGNASLDRVEETLSHPPDVRDADDPVEIAVPEEIVFDHVTFRYPSSSVDNLKDVTLLVRRGQTIGIVGRTGSGKTTLLRQLLREYPPGQGAVRINGVPLTRIPFERLRAWMGYVPQEPTLFSRSLADNVRFGAPDASREAVIAALEMAGFGEDLAALPDGIDTMVGERGVTLSGGQKQRIALARALIRKPEILILDDALSAVDARTEARILANIRSLRRGRTTFIATHRMPAVEHADWVVVLEDGRIVEQGTPQQLLAHPGSWFREQYHRQQAEQSESGPADEPDDPCGAAGDGARDGER from the coding sequence GTGTTCAGCGTGTTGGCGAAACTCGGCTGGTTTTTCCGGGCAAATTGGGGCAGGTACACCATTGCCATCGGCTTCTTGTTCATCCTCAACTTCGTGGAAATCGCACCGCCCAAACTGATTGGCGACGCCATCGACGCGATGAGCCAGGGCACCCTCACTCCCGGACGGCTCGCCGGCATCCTCGGCCTGTACGCGCTGGTGATCCTGGTGTCGTACACCATGAGTTACACCTGGTCGTATCAACTGTACGGCGGCAGCCGAATGCTGGAGCGAACCCTGCGGCATCGCCTGATGCGCCATTTTCTCGACATGTCCCCACCGTTTTTCGAACGAAACCGAACCGGAGACCTGATGGCGCGGGCGACCAACGATGTCTTGGCGGTGTCCCAGACGGTCGGTTTCGGCATGCTGACGTTGATAGACTCCACCACTTTCTCGGCCACGATCCTTGTGACTATGGCTGTGTGGACCAACTGGAAACTGACCCTCCTGTCCTTGTTGCCGCTGCCCGTCATCGCGGCCTTGGTCACCCAGTATGGCAAGGTGGTGCACAGACGGTTCACGGAGGCACAAGACGCCTTCGGCGACATGAACGACCAAGTGTTGGAGACTGTTTCCGGCATGCGCGTGCTGCGCGCCTTCGCGCAGGAGCAGGCAGAGCAGGAACGGTTTGAGCGCGTCAACGAGGCGGCTTATCGGAAAAACGTCGCGGTGGCGCGCGTCGAAGCCCTGTTCGATCCGACGATCAAACTGCTGGTGGGCGCCAGTTACCTGATTGGCCTGGGCTACGGCGGCTATCTGGTGTTTCGCAGCGAGTTGACCCTGGGCCAGTTGACGGCGTTCAACGTGTACCTCGGCATGCTGATCTGGCCGATGCTGGCCATCGGCGAGCTGATCAACATCATGCAGCGAGGAAACGCTTCTCTGGACCGCGTCGAAGAGACACTATCCCATCCGCCGGACGTGCGGGACGCGGACGATCCGGTCGAGATCGCGGTGCCGGAGGAGATCGTGTTCGATCACGTCACCTTCCGGTACCCGTCTTCTTCCGTCGACAACCTGAAGGACGTGACGCTGTTGGTCCGGCGGGGGCAGACCATCGGCATCGTGGGGCGTACAGGCAGCGGGAAGACCACCCTCCTGCGCCAACTGCTCCGCGAGTATCCCCCGGGACAGGGCGCCGTCCGTATCAACGGCGTGCCGTTGACCCGCATCCCGTTCGAGCGACTGCGCGCGTGGATGGGCTACGTCCCGCAGGAGCCGACGCTGTTCTCCCGGTCGCTGGCCGACAATGTCCGCTTCGGTGCGCCGGATGCCAGCCGGGAAGCGGTCATCGCCGCCTTGGAGATGGCCGGATTTGGCGAGGATCTGGCGGCACTGCCCGACGGGATCGACACGATGGTGGGGGAGCGCGGGGTCACGCTCTCGGGCGGCCAAAAGCAGCGGATCGCACTGGCTCGGGCGCTGATCCGGAAACCGGAGATCCTGATCTTGGACGATGCTCTGTCGGCCGTGGACGCCCGGACGGAGGCCCGCATCCTGGCCAATATTCGCAGCCTGCGGCGTGGGCGCACCACGTTCATCGCCACACACCGCATGCCAGCCGTGGAACACGCCGACTGGGTGGTGGTGCTGGAGGACGGGCGGATTGTGGAGCAGGGGACGCCGCAGCAGCTGCTCGCCCACCCGGGCAGCTGGTTTCGCGAACAGTACCACAGGCAGCAGGCGGAGCAGTCGGAATCCGGTCCGGCGGACGAACCGGATGATCCGTGCGGCGCTGCGGGCGACGGGGCGAGGGATGGAGAACGATGA
- a CDS encoding MBL fold metallo-hydrolase — MRIRSFVISPFGSNCYVLAEADEPGARAVIIDPGDTAVTPVLAFIEQHRLNVEAIWNTHAHVDHVMGVDVVRDRLSVPAWLHRADLPVWEAMPESARLWMNQEVPPLRAPDAFWEDGDVVTLGDLRFTVWHTPGHSPGSVCLIGDTVAFTGDTLFAGTIGRTDLPLSDPAAMERSLRRLQGLPDALAIYPGHMGTSTIGRERRANPFFQIN; from the coding sequence ATGCGCATTCGCTCATTTGTCATCAGCCCCTTTGGCTCCAACTGTTACGTGTTGGCGGAGGCCGACGAGCCCGGTGCCCGGGCGGTGATCATCGATCCGGGCGACACGGCGGTGACGCCGGTGCTGGCGTTCATCGAGCAGCACCGGTTGAATGTGGAGGCGATTTGGAATACACACGCGCACGTCGACCACGTGATGGGCGTGGACGTGGTGCGGGATCGACTCTCCGTTCCGGCGTGGCTGCACAGGGCGGACCTTCCGGTGTGGGAAGCGATGCCGGAGTCGGCGCGGCTGTGGATGAATCAGGAGGTTCCTCCGCTGCGGGCGCCGGACGCCTTCTGGGAGGACGGAGACGTCGTGACGTTGGGAGACCTGCGTTTCACCGTCTGGCACACGCCGGGCCATTCGCCGGGCAGCGTCTGCCTCATCGGAGATACGGTGGCGTTCACCGGCGACACCCTGTTCGCCGGGACCATCGGCCGCACCGACTTGCCCCTGTCCGACCCGGCCGCGATGGAGCGCTCGCTGCGCCGGCTGCAGGGGCTGCCGGATGCCCTGGCCATCTATCCTGGCCACATGGGGACATCCACCATCGGCCGGGAGCGTCGGGCGAACCCGTTCTTCCAAATCAACTGA
- the dtd gene encoding D-aminoacyl-tRNA deacylase, translating to MRAVVQRSGPACVRVEGEVVGRVDFGLVVLLGVRAGDTEDDARYLAEKIAHLRVFADAEGKMNLDVREAGGSILSISQFTLYGDARKGRRPNYMEAARPEEAEPLYEQFNEYLREWGLRVETGRFGAMMEVSLVNDGPVTILLDSQRLF from the coding sequence ATGAGAGCCGTCGTACAACGGAGTGGTCCAGCCTGTGTGCGCGTAGAGGGCGAGGTGGTGGGGCGCGTGGACTTCGGTCTGGTGGTGCTTCTCGGCGTGCGCGCCGGGGATACCGAAGACGACGCGCGCTACCTGGCGGAGAAGATCGCGCACCTGCGGGTGTTCGCCGACGCGGAGGGGAAGATGAATCTCGACGTGCGCGAGGCGGGCGGATCGATCCTGTCGATCTCGCAGTTCACCCTGTACGGGGACGCGCGCAAGGGCCGGCGCCCCAATTACATGGAGGCGGCCCGCCCGGAAGAGGCGGAACCGCTGTACGAGCAGTTCAACGAATACCTGCGCGAGTGGGGCCTGCGCGTGGAGACCGGCCGGTTCGGGGCGATGATGGAGGTCTCGTTGGTCAACGACGGGCCGGTCACCATCCTGCTCGACAGCCAGCGCCTGTTCTGA